The following coding sequences are from one Aethina tumida isolate Nest 87 chromosome 2, icAetTumi1.1, whole genome shotgun sequence window:
- the LOC109604896 gene encoding conserved oligomeric Golgi complex subunit 6, whose product MPESPQKDHVLSKRLNKILEMRFQNDQDTLEALKQLSTFYKENTIQARRNLRSQVEKRSLEINKSVLNSFHEVKTSFDCLYNEISSMNSAIQDMTSRLQNTKLQTKQLLQQTKVLQEERDKNVMQENLSSMFLEKYQLSPEDIIALHGNKNKRDMVLTNDIYTSLDHVQNIHNNCKLLMQSGMQTLAVDIMEQMTLHQEGALERLYRWTLNHSRNVDNPDLTDTIAKAMNRLQNRPLLLNYVLDEYCVARRSILVSEFINALTKGGPSGNPAPIELRAHDPQIYVTDMLVWLSKAIPVEKQNLCLLVRECDTAGLVDKLATTLVNICEGVCQPLRSRIEKILNVPTQASILYAVTNLLRYYKKCIFRIVKGGILEETLDQLQKQSETVFLTSLQQQVNSMLIKVEAPPRDLSPTPAITHLLSIMRDMLSTASMSEGREVDMIKIANCIMEPILRAVNEQASRLPTTDMAVYMLNCMYAMYTCLELYEFMDERLERLQAQSDAQIDTLTSEQASSLVANLSLGPIYTILQDHSQGPLSFIPGMEPSNLKKILARLNYLIGNPDSALLPQINMLSSSKHKKAVQKRSFEVLLAIYTQLYESVHNPESQYENPKDILNISPAELASLITDK is encoded by the exons atgccaGAGTCACCGCAAAAAGACCACGTATTGTCGAAACGCCTGAACAAAATCTTGGAAATGCGTTTCCAAAATGACCAG gacACATTGGAAGCCCTAAAACAACTGTCGACGTTCTACAAAGAGAACACGATACAGGCCCGTCGTAATTTGCGCAGCCAGGTAGAAAAACGCAGCCTGGAAATCAACAAAAGCGTCCTGAATTCATTCCATGAAGTGAAGACTTCGTTTGACTGTTTATATAATGAGATTTCGTCAATGAACAGTGCGATTCAAGACATGACGTCCCGTTTGCAAAACACCAAGTTACAAACTAAGCAGCTGCTTCAACAAACTAAAGTACTCCAAGAGGAGCGAGATAAAAATGTGATGCAAGAAAATCTATCCTCTATGTTTTTGGAGAAGTACCAGCTGAGCCCTGAGGACATAATTGCTTTGCAtggcaacaaaaataaaagggACATGGTTTTGACCAACGACATTTATACCAGCTTAGATCACGTACAAAACATCCACAATAACTGTAAACTGTTGATGCAAAGTGGGATGCAAACCTTAGCTGTTGACATAATGGAGCAGATGACATTGCATCAAGAAGGGGCACTTGAGAGGCTCTACAGGTGGACATTAAATCACAGCAGGAATGTCGACAATCCTGACCTGACTGACACAATTGCTAAGGCAATGAACAGGCTCCAAAACAGGCCACTGCTCCTAAA TTACGTCTTGGACGAGTATTGTGTGGCAAGAAGGAGTATTTTGGTGTCAGAATTCATAAATGCATTGACTAAAGGTGGCCCTTCAGGAAATCCAGCTCCAATTGAACTTAGAGCTCATGACCCACAAATTTACGTCACTGATATGTTAGTTTGGCTCAGCAAGGCTATTCCAGTTGAAAAACAGAATCTGTGCTTGTTGGTCAGAGAATGTGACACCGcag gttTGGTAGATAAATTGGCAACAACTTTGGTGAATATTTGTGAAGGTGTTTGTCAGCCCTTAAGGAGTAggatagaaaaaatattaaatgttccaACACAAGCTTCAATTTTGTATGCTGTTACTAATTTGTTGAGATATTATAAGAAATGTATATTTCGG atagTGAAAGGAGGTATTTTGGAAGAAACCCTCGATCAGCTGCAGAAGCAAAGCGAAACGGTGTTTCTGACCTCGCTTCAGCAACAGGTGAACTCGATGCTGATCAAGGTGGAGGCCCCGCCCCGCGACCTAAGCCCCACCCCCGCGATAACGCACCTGCTGTCGATCATGCGCGACATGCTCTCGACGGCTAGTATGAGCGAGGGCCGCGAGGTGGACATGATTAAGATCGCCAACTGCATCATGGAGCCGATTCTGAGGGCGGTCAACGAGCAGGCGTCGCGTCTGCCCACCACCGACATGGCTGTGTACATGCTGAACTGCATGTACGCTATGTACACGTGTCTGGAGCTGTACGAGTTCATGGACGAGAGGCTGGAGAGGTTGCAGGCGCAGTCCGACGCCCAGATCGACACCTTGACGTCGGAACAGGCCAGCTCATTGGTGGCTAATTTGAGTCTGGGACCTATCTATACCATCCTGCAAGATCACAGTCAGGGGCCTCTGTCCTTCATACCTGGGATGGAGCCCAGCAACTTGAAGAAAATCCTT GCCAggcttaattatttgattggaAATCCAGATTCGGCACTTCTGCcccaaataaatatgttgtctTCGTCGAAGCATAAAAAGGCTGTGCAAAAGAGGTCGTTTGAAGTCTTGTTGGCGATTTATACGCAGCTGTATGAAAGCGTGCATAATCCCGAAAGCCAATATGAAAACCCAAAGGATATTTTGAATATCTCTCCTGCAGAACTAGCATCATTAATtactgataaataa
- the LOC109604898 gene encoding polyadenylate-binding protein-interacting protein 1, with amino-acid sequence MDHTVELWNSDLNIPTTLRQPNAISNNAGNTRKNQLSANAKEFVPRNYNAPPAVQSAPLVVQSVQNRLKVHKQKPEPEPPCSSAEMDMQRLQQIVNTLTGDPGQFDDLLQIFMETLQPYLNDLMILHDCARLLFNQAVNYPNFRYSGARLCSFVQEYCPEFRAGLHLLCTKELEDNPNKQNVLLFIAEIYTQLQDQSIYGTLLVESFRKLLKGQDNVKCICQALKLTGYSLEKDNKAAVDELFVELESIKATLSGSALSLLEAVINLRQNNWGHIPQTDTSTTSGSEDDLDAYYSEPQNAVFYDANGEQYSSEESEFLAAHMNSNEEFIFDDGEDPDELCDPEPEMTEEIQAAFKEFVKLSKR; translated from the exons ATGGATCACACGGTCGAACTGTGGAACAGTGATCTGAACATACCGACGACATTGCGTCAACCCAACGCGATATCGAACAATGCCGGCAACACCAGAAAGAACCAATTGTCGGCGAACGCCAAGGAGTTCGTGCCGAGGAATTATAACGCACCGCCTGCCGTACAGTCGGCCCCGCTGGTTGTCCAGTCCGTCCAGAACAGGCTGAAGGTGCACAAACAGAAGCCTGAGCCGGAGCCACCTTGTTCATCAGCTGAGATGGACATGCAGCGATTGCAGCAGATCGTCAACACGTTGACGGGCGATCCGGGGCAGTTCGATGACTTGCTCCAGATATTCATGGAGACCCTTCAACCGTACTTGAATGACCTAATGATATTGCACGACTGTGCCAGGTTGCTTTTCAATCAG GCAGTTAACTATCCAAACTTCCGTTACTCGGGCGCACGTCTGTGCTCCTTTGTCCAAGAGTACTGCCCTGAATTCAGAGCGGGGCTCCACCTGCTCTGCACCAAAGAACTGGAGGACAATCCGAACAAGCAGAACGTGCTGCTGTTCATCGCCGAAATCTACACCCAGCTCCAGGACCAAAGCATTTACGGTACCTTGCTGGTGGAGTCCTTCCGCAAGCTATTAAAGGGACAGGATAATGTTAAGTGTATCTGTCAGGCGTTGAAGCTGACTGGGTACTCCTTGGAGAAAGACAATAAGGCTGCGGTCGACGAGTTGTTCGTAGAGCTAGAAAGCATTAAGGCGACACTGAGTGGCTCGGCACTGTCACTGCTTGAGGCGGTCATCAATTTGAGACAGAACAATTGGGGCCACATCCCCCAAACCGACACCAGCACCACTAG CGGTTCCGAGGATGATTTGGATGCGTATTATTCGGAACCACAGAACGCAGTCTTCTATGATGCCAATGGGGAACAATATTCTTCAGAAGAAAGCGAGTTTTTGGCCGCCCATATGAATTCAAACgaagaatttatatt CGATGATGGGGAGGATCCGGACGAGTTGTGCGACCCAGAACCGGAAATGACGGAAGAAATTCAAGCTGCTTTCAAAGAATTTGTCAAATTGAGTAAACGTTAG
- the LOC109604894 gene encoding NADH dehydrogenase [ubiquinone] iron-sulfur protein 3, mitochondrial: MASILRQFAKTIIPTARNAASLTAVRCKTTEAVDVPKETRPTVRKFDAVARTQLKDFGKYCAECLPKYIQKVQITAGDELELLIHPEGILPVLQFLKDHHNAQFSNLVDIAGVDVPSREYRFEVVYNILSLRFNSRIRVKTYTDELTPIESCNDIYKAANWYEREIWDMYGVFFANHPDLRRILTDYGFEGHPFRKDFPLSGYVEVRYDDEKKRVVVEPLELAQEFRKFELSAPWEQFPNFRNAPPAAEEVDVEKKA, translated from the exons atggcTTCGATTTTAAGACAATTTGCCAAAACTATAATACCCACGGCCCGCAACGCAG CGAGCCTGACCGCAGTCCGATGCAAGACCACCGAAGCTGTGGATGTACCAAAAGAAACCAGAC CCACCGTCAGGAAATTCGATGCTGTAGCAAGAACCCAACTGAAGGATTTCGGTAAATACTGCGCAGAATGTTTACCCAAATACATACAGAAAGTTCAAATCACTGCGGGCGACGAACTCGAGCTGCTGATCCACCCCGAAGGTATTCTACCCGTGCTTCAATTCCTGAAGGACCACCACAACGCGCAGTTCTCCAATTTGGTTGACATCGCTGGTGTTGATGTGCCTAGTCGTGAATACAGATTTGAA GTGGTGTACAACATCCTGTCCCTAAGATTCAACTCACGCATCAGAGTGAAAACTTACACCGACGAATTGACACCCATCGAGTCCTGCAATGATATATACAAGGCCGCCAACTGGTACGAACGTGAAATTTGGGACATGTACGGCGTGTTCTTCGCCAACCATCCCGACCTGAGGAGGATCCTCACTGACTACGGCTTCGAAGGACATCCGTTCAGAAAGGACTTCCCCCTCAGTGGATATGTTGAA GTGAGGTACGATGATGAAAAGAAGAGGGTTGTGGTGGAACCACTGGAGTTGGCACAGGAATTCAGGAAATTCGAATTGTCAGCACCTTGGGAACAGTTCCCCAACTTCAGGAATGCTCCACCTGCAGCTGAAGAAGTTGACGTTGAAAAGAAAgcttaa
- the LOC109604902 gene encoding 26S proteasome non-ATPase regulatory subunit 9, which produces MVNKQLNETKMKLEDLSISDMNQEIRSDVLKLMDEKIEIERRIREQTEILQQNGIGMTEPLVDDEGYPISSVDVYQVRHARQRLICLQNDHKDIMRRIENGLIGYYSTSNTRSDTPTAPQVGAAEPERTTPFAKVTLVSDRSPAELAGFEVGDEVVKFGSVNSDNFRDITDIATVVQHSEGVEIDVRLKRGGRFVNLVLVPKRWAGRGMLGCSISAL; this is translated from the coding sequence ATGGTAAATAAACAACTAAACGAAACTAAAATGAAACTGGAAGACTTGTCAATCTCCGACATGAACCAGGAAATCAGGTCCGACGTCCTCAAGCTAATGGACGAGAAAATCGAAATCGAGAGACGTATACGTGAACAGACCGAAATCCTGCAGCAAAACGGAATTGGCATGACCGAGCCGTTGGTCGACGACGAAGGGTATCCGATAAGCAGCGTCGACGTCTATCAGGTACGACATGCCAGACAAAGGTTGATCTGTCTGCAGAACGATCACAAGGACATAATGAGACGCATCGAAAACGGACTGATCGGGTACTATTCGACCAGCAACACCAGAAGTGACACCCCGACGGCTCCCCAGGTCGGAGCTGCCGAGCCCGAACGCACGACACCCTTTGCCAAAGTCACACTTGTCAGTGACAGGTCACCAGCTGAGCTCGCTGGCTTTGAAGTTGGGGATGAGGTTGTTAAGTTTGGCTCAGTTAATTCGGACAACTTCAGGGACATAACTGATATTGCCACGGTTGTTCAGCACTCTGAAGGAGTGGAGATTGATGTTAGGTTGAAGCGGGGTGGCCGCTTTGTCAATCTTGTGTTGGTTCCCAAGAGGTGGGCTGGAAGAGGAATGCTTGGATGCAGCATTTCAGCTTTGTAG
- the LOC109604892 gene encoding nuclear valosin-containing protein-like isoform X1, with product MGKIHRRDELEIIPLTESIQNRRSIQRKRLKMQRTPYMSDPSILPRVQKYLESNLDKNYVDINAMADELQSQYREYAKRKRSAFRAAVKKAYSVVLNNYGNDDNGSTEDDDDDDEEEDLPEDHRYYMNPLNRLSKKQSHGASRDFYSQLHHLHELEAHPINRQNQMHSHKNNTMNSQLMNLYNRSGNRPQTSRGKEIEDSELIVDISSDDDSEKTKDMNSTRPPNGASTSHMPCFPAGKRVADPEPLEIAVNPYEMATRKRKFENSSLNSNNQAQTNNIPNAKKKKGVSTLEKSSITFKDVGGMNRVLEDVCKLLLHMKHPELYKNIGISPPRGFLLHGPPGTGKTLLANAIAGELNIPLLKVAAPELVAGVSGESEERIRELFDKAMASSPCILFIDEIDAITQNRQNAQKEMERRIVAQLLTCLDDLGQNELGDRVLVVGATNRPDSIDPALRRAGRFDREICLGIPDVASRAQILKVLTRGLKLAENFDMEAIAKYTPGYVGADLLSLTREAAMSAVNRVFNEIRETRKLLEAQQSAEPTPVPTEVTNDLTVNKVGEDNDSAEGKDGGVSNDSSKSDAELQVVVDDETSKDECVVVVSEAEDGGKKVPSPSTSTTVNVVDDKDDRSSVIDVGDNQQEPMPVDTVVKDLSPLEELISWLHDKRSLSPAQLHNLYITMEDFGKALKCVQPSAKREGFATVPDTTWADVGSLNDVREELQMAILGPVRHAEQFEALGVSVPTGVLLCGPPGCGKTLLAKAIANEAGINFISVKGPELLNMYVGESERAVRVCFERARNSAPCVIFFDELDALCPKRSDSREGGATMRVVNQMLTEMDGVEGRRGVFLLAASNRPDIIDPAVLRPGRLDKIIFVGLPTGSDRVDILRAITKEGTRPQLAPDVDLTAVSETCQGYTGADLAALVREAGVEALKEFMLHGDSQQPLMVGTEHFKKAVAKIRPSVSEKDQKHYDKLRKVYAAVPVQTEVEEMEYT from the exons ATGGGAAAGATCCACCGTAGGGACGAACTGGAGATAATACCGTTAACAGAGAGCATACAAAACAGACGCAGCATACAGAGGAAACGGTTGAAAATGCAGAGGACACCGTACATGTCCGATCCCTCGATCCTTCCACGCGTACAGAAG TACCTGGAGTCGAATTTGGACAAGAACTACGTGGACATTAATGCGATGGCGGATGAGCTTCAGTCCCAGTACAGGGAGTATGCCAAAAGGAAGCGAAGTGCTTTCAGGGCTGCAGTCAAGAAGGCTTATTCGGTGGTGCTCAACAACTACGGGAACGACGACAACGGCAGCACCGaagacgacgacgacgacgacgaagaGGAGGATCTACCAGAGGACCATCGATAT TATATGAACCCACTAAATCGATTGTCAAAGAAACAATCCCATGGGGCGTCCAGAGATTTCTATTCCCAGTTGCATCACTTACATGAACTTGAAGCTCATCCCATTAACAGACAAAATCAAATGCACAGTCATAAG AACAACACGATGAACTCACAGCTGATGAACCTGTACAACCGCAGCGGCAATCGCCCTCAGACGTCCAGAGGTAAGGAGATCGAGGACAGCGAGCTGATCGTCGACATCAGCAGCGACGACGATTCGGAGAAGACGAAGGACATGAACAGCACGAGACCGCCCAACGGCGCCTCCACCTCGCACATGCCCTGTTTTCCCGCTGGCAAGCGTGTGGCGGACCCTGAACCCCTGGAAATTGCCGTCAACCCGTACGAGATGGCCACCAGGAAGAGGAAGTTCGAAAATTCCAGTCTCAA CTCTAATAATCAAGCACAGACAAACAACATACCAAAtgctaaaaagaaaaaaggtgTGTCCACGCTGGAGAAGTCCTCGATCACTTTTAAAGACGTGGGAGGCATGAACAGAGTGTTGGAGGACGTGTGTAAGCTGTTGCTTCACATGAAACACCCCGAATTGTACAAAAACATTGGGATCTCGCCCCCCAGGGGATTTCTGTTGCACGGCCCCCCGGGCACCGGTAAGACTCTTTTGGCCAACGCCATCGCCGGG GAGCTGAATATTCCGCTGCTGAAAGTGGCTGCCCCGGAACTGGTGGCCGGAGTTTCCGGCGAAAGTGAGGAGAGGATCAGGGAACTGTTTGATAAAGCTATGGCGTCGTCGCCCTGCATTCTGTTCATAGACGAAATCGACGCCATCACACAAAACCGACAGAACGCCCAGAAGGAGATGGAACGCAGAATAGTCGCCCAGTTGTTGACTTGTCTAGATG ATTTGGGACAAAACGAATTGGGCGACAGGGTGCTGGTGGTTGGGGCCACGAACCGGCCTGACTCAATAGATCCAGCCCTGCGACGTGCAGGACGTTTCGACCGTGAAATCTGCCTGGGTATTCCGGACGTGGCGTCCAGGGCGCAGATACTGAAGGTACTCACTAGGGGCTTGAAGCTGGCCGAAAACTTCGACATGGAGGCCATCGCCAAATACACTCCGGGCTATGTGGGCGCCGACTTGTTGTCGTTGACCCGAGAGGCCGCCATGTCGGCTGTGAACAG GGTTTTCAATGAAATCCGGGAGACGCGCAAGTTGTTAGAGGCTCAACAGTCGGCGGAGCCGACCCCCGTCCCCACAGAAGTGACCAATGATCTGACTGTCAACAAAGTGGGCGAGGATAACGACTCGGCCGAGGGCAAAGACGGTGGCGTCTCTAACGACAGTAGCAAAAGCGACGCAGAGCTGCAGGTCGTGGTGGACGACGAGACGTCTAAGGATGAATGCGTGGTGGTGGTCAGCGAAGCCGAAGACGGTGGCAAAAAGGTGCCATCGCCGTCGACTTCGACAACAGTCAACGTGGTCGACGACAAGGACGACAGGTCCTCGGTAATCGACGTCGGGGACAATCAGCAGGAGCCGATGCCCGTCGACACCGTGGTGAAG gaCTTGTCACCGTTGGAGGAACTAATCTCGTGGCTACATGACAAGCGGTCGCTGAGCCCGGCACAGCTGCACAACCTCTACATTACAATGGAGGACTTCGGCAAGGCGCTGAAGTGCGTGCAGCCGTCGGCGAAGCGAGAGGGCTTCGCCACCGTGCCGGACACGACCTGGGCCGACGTCGGGTCGTTGAACGACGTGAGGGAGGAGCTTCAAATGGCCATACTG GGTCCAGTTCGGCATGCGGAACAATTTGAGGCGTTGGGCGTTAGCGTGCCCACTGGCGTTTTGCTCTGCGGGCCGCCTGGCTGCGGTAAAACCCTCTTGGCCAAGGCCATAGCCAATGAAGCCGGAATCAACTTCATTTCGGTTAAAGGACCTGAACTGTTAAATATG TATGTGGGTGAGAGCGAAAGGGCAGTACGTGTGTGTTTCGAGCGGGCAAGGAACTCGGCGCCCTGCGTCATTTTCTTCGACGAATTAGATGCCTTATGTCCAAAGAGGTCCGACTCCAGAGAG GGCGGAGCCACGATGCGGGTGGTGAACCAAATGTTGACGGAAATGGACGGCGTCGAAGGCCGACGTGGGGTCTTCCTGCTGGCGGCCAGTAACCGGCCGGACATCATAGATCCGGCGGTACTACGTCCTGGACGTCTGGACAAAATCATCTTCGTGGGTCTGCCGACCGGGTCTGATCGTGTGGACATCTTGAGGGCCATCACCAAGGAGGGCACGAGGCCGCAATTGGCGCCGGACGTTGATTTGACGGCGGTTTCGGAGACTTGCCAAGGATACACCGGGGCGGATCTGGCAGCTTTGGTCAGGGAGGCTGGTGTGGAGGCGCTTAAGGAGTTTATGTTGCACGGAGATTCGCAGCAGCCCTTGATGGTTGGGACTGAGCACTTCAAAAAGGCGGTAGCCAAGATTCGACCCTCTGTGTCTGAAAAA GATCAGAAACACTACGATAAACTGCGGAAAGTCTACGCTGCAGTTCCAGTCCAAACTGAAGTGGAGGAAATGGAGTACACCTAG
- the LOC109604892 gene encoding nuclear valosin-containing protein-like isoform X2, producing MGKIHRRDELEIIPLTESIQNRRSIQRKRLKMQRTPYMSDPSILPRVQKYLESNLDKNYVDINAMADELQSQYREYAKRKRSAFRAAVKKAYSVVLNNYGNDDNGSTEDDDDDDEEEDLPEDHRYNNTMNSQLMNLYNRSGNRPQTSRGKEIEDSELIVDISSDDDSEKTKDMNSTRPPNGASTSHMPCFPAGKRVADPEPLEIAVNPYEMATRKRKFENSSLNSNNQAQTNNIPNAKKKKGVSTLEKSSITFKDVGGMNRVLEDVCKLLLHMKHPELYKNIGISPPRGFLLHGPPGTGKTLLANAIAGELNIPLLKVAAPELVAGVSGESEERIRELFDKAMASSPCILFIDEIDAITQNRQNAQKEMERRIVAQLLTCLDDLGQNELGDRVLVVGATNRPDSIDPALRRAGRFDREICLGIPDVASRAQILKVLTRGLKLAENFDMEAIAKYTPGYVGADLLSLTREAAMSAVNRVFNEIRETRKLLEAQQSAEPTPVPTEVTNDLTVNKVGEDNDSAEGKDGGVSNDSSKSDAELQVVVDDETSKDECVVVVSEAEDGGKKVPSPSTSTTVNVVDDKDDRSSVIDVGDNQQEPMPVDTVVKDLSPLEELISWLHDKRSLSPAQLHNLYITMEDFGKALKCVQPSAKREGFATVPDTTWADVGSLNDVREELQMAILGPVRHAEQFEALGVSVPTGVLLCGPPGCGKTLLAKAIANEAGINFISVKGPELLNMYVGESERAVRVCFERARNSAPCVIFFDELDALCPKRSDSREGGATMRVVNQMLTEMDGVEGRRGVFLLAASNRPDIIDPAVLRPGRLDKIIFVGLPTGSDRVDILRAITKEGTRPQLAPDVDLTAVSETCQGYTGADLAALVREAGVEALKEFMLHGDSQQPLMVGTEHFKKAVAKIRPSVSEKDQKHYDKLRKVYAAVPVQTEVEEMEYT from the exons ATGGGAAAGATCCACCGTAGGGACGAACTGGAGATAATACCGTTAACAGAGAGCATACAAAACAGACGCAGCATACAGAGGAAACGGTTGAAAATGCAGAGGACACCGTACATGTCCGATCCCTCGATCCTTCCACGCGTACAGAAG TACCTGGAGTCGAATTTGGACAAGAACTACGTGGACATTAATGCGATGGCGGATGAGCTTCAGTCCCAGTACAGGGAGTATGCCAAAAGGAAGCGAAGTGCTTTCAGGGCTGCAGTCAAGAAGGCTTATTCGGTGGTGCTCAACAACTACGGGAACGACGACAACGGCAGCACCGaagacgacgacgacgacgacgaagaGGAGGATCTACCAGAGGACCATCGATAT AACAACACGATGAACTCACAGCTGATGAACCTGTACAACCGCAGCGGCAATCGCCCTCAGACGTCCAGAGGTAAGGAGATCGAGGACAGCGAGCTGATCGTCGACATCAGCAGCGACGACGATTCGGAGAAGACGAAGGACATGAACAGCACGAGACCGCCCAACGGCGCCTCCACCTCGCACATGCCCTGTTTTCCCGCTGGCAAGCGTGTGGCGGACCCTGAACCCCTGGAAATTGCCGTCAACCCGTACGAGATGGCCACCAGGAAGAGGAAGTTCGAAAATTCCAGTCTCAA CTCTAATAATCAAGCACAGACAAACAACATACCAAAtgctaaaaagaaaaaaggtgTGTCCACGCTGGAGAAGTCCTCGATCACTTTTAAAGACGTGGGAGGCATGAACAGAGTGTTGGAGGACGTGTGTAAGCTGTTGCTTCACATGAAACACCCCGAATTGTACAAAAACATTGGGATCTCGCCCCCCAGGGGATTTCTGTTGCACGGCCCCCCGGGCACCGGTAAGACTCTTTTGGCCAACGCCATCGCCGGG GAGCTGAATATTCCGCTGCTGAAAGTGGCTGCCCCGGAACTGGTGGCCGGAGTTTCCGGCGAAAGTGAGGAGAGGATCAGGGAACTGTTTGATAAAGCTATGGCGTCGTCGCCCTGCATTCTGTTCATAGACGAAATCGACGCCATCACACAAAACCGACAGAACGCCCAGAAGGAGATGGAACGCAGAATAGTCGCCCAGTTGTTGACTTGTCTAGATG ATTTGGGACAAAACGAATTGGGCGACAGGGTGCTGGTGGTTGGGGCCACGAACCGGCCTGACTCAATAGATCCAGCCCTGCGACGTGCAGGACGTTTCGACCGTGAAATCTGCCTGGGTATTCCGGACGTGGCGTCCAGGGCGCAGATACTGAAGGTACTCACTAGGGGCTTGAAGCTGGCCGAAAACTTCGACATGGAGGCCATCGCCAAATACACTCCGGGCTATGTGGGCGCCGACTTGTTGTCGTTGACCCGAGAGGCCGCCATGTCGGCTGTGAACAG GGTTTTCAATGAAATCCGGGAGACGCGCAAGTTGTTAGAGGCTCAACAGTCGGCGGAGCCGACCCCCGTCCCCACAGAAGTGACCAATGATCTGACTGTCAACAAAGTGGGCGAGGATAACGACTCGGCCGAGGGCAAAGACGGTGGCGTCTCTAACGACAGTAGCAAAAGCGACGCAGAGCTGCAGGTCGTGGTGGACGACGAGACGTCTAAGGATGAATGCGTGGTGGTGGTCAGCGAAGCCGAAGACGGTGGCAAAAAGGTGCCATCGCCGTCGACTTCGACAACAGTCAACGTGGTCGACGACAAGGACGACAGGTCCTCGGTAATCGACGTCGGGGACAATCAGCAGGAGCCGATGCCCGTCGACACCGTGGTGAAG gaCTTGTCACCGTTGGAGGAACTAATCTCGTGGCTACATGACAAGCGGTCGCTGAGCCCGGCACAGCTGCACAACCTCTACATTACAATGGAGGACTTCGGCAAGGCGCTGAAGTGCGTGCAGCCGTCGGCGAAGCGAGAGGGCTTCGCCACCGTGCCGGACACGACCTGGGCCGACGTCGGGTCGTTGAACGACGTGAGGGAGGAGCTTCAAATGGCCATACTG GGTCCAGTTCGGCATGCGGAACAATTTGAGGCGTTGGGCGTTAGCGTGCCCACTGGCGTTTTGCTCTGCGGGCCGCCTGGCTGCGGTAAAACCCTCTTGGCCAAGGCCATAGCCAATGAAGCCGGAATCAACTTCATTTCGGTTAAAGGACCTGAACTGTTAAATATG TATGTGGGTGAGAGCGAAAGGGCAGTACGTGTGTGTTTCGAGCGGGCAAGGAACTCGGCGCCCTGCGTCATTTTCTTCGACGAATTAGATGCCTTATGTCCAAAGAGGTCCGACTCCAGAGAG GGCGGAGCCACGATGCGGGTGGTGAACCAAATGTTGACGGAAATGGACGGCGTCGAAGGCCGACGTGGGGTCTTCCTGCTGGCGGCCAGTAACCGGCCGGACATCATAGATCCGGCGGTACTACGTCCTGGACGTCTGGACAAAATCATCTTCGTGGGTCTGCCGACCGGGTCTGATCGTGTGGACATCTTGAGGGCCATCACCAAGGAGGGCACGAGGCCGCAATTGGCGCCGGACGTTGATTTGACGGCGGTTTCGGAGACTTGCCAAGGATACACCGGGGCGGATCTGGCAGCTTTGGTCAGGGAGGCTGGTGTGGAGGCGCTTAAGGAGTTTATGTTGCACGGAGATTCGCAGCAGCCCTTGATGGTTGGGACTGAGCACTTCAAAAAGGCGGTAGCCAAGATTCGACCCTCTGTGTCTGAAAAA GATCAGAAACACTACGATAAACTGCGGAAAGTCTACGCTGCAGTTCCAGTCCAAACTGAAGTGGAGGAAATGGAGTACACCTAG